The following coding sequences are from one uncultured Cohaesibacter sp. window:
- a CDS encoding 2-hydroxyacid dehydrogenase translates to MEKPHILQIGPYPDWDMERLEQRFVMHRYFEAEDKAAYLSECAPQIRGIATRGELGADKSLIEALPNLEIISVYGVGYDAVDLEAAKAAGVRVTNTPDVLTKDVADLGLAMMLAASRGVIGAEDWVRTGSWKDKGLYPLKSRVFGKKVGILGLGRIGYEVARRCAAFDMDIHYSDLEARDFAKDWSFVANPVELAEKVDFLFVTLTGGPATKGIVGKNVIEALGPEGMLINISRASNIDEAALLDALESKTLGFACLDVFDGEPDVDPRFIALDNVLLQPHHASGTIETRKAMGKLVYDNLAAQFDKKPLPTPVL, encoded by the coding sequence ATGGAAAAACCACATATTTTGCAAATTGGACCCTATCCGGACTGGGATATGGAGAGGCTGGAGCAACGGTTTGTCATGCACCGCTATTTCGAAGCGGAAGATAAAGCAGCTTATCTGTCTGAATGCGCTCCACAAATCAGAGGTATTGCAACACGCGGTGAGCTCGGGGCAGACAAGAGCCTGATTGAGGCTTTGCCTAATCTTGAGATAATCTCGGTATATGGTGTGGGTTATGATGCCGTTGATCTGGAGGCAGCCAAGGCAGCCGGGGTGCGTGTTACCAATACGCCCGATGTGCTGACCAAGGATGTAGCCGATCTTGGTTTGGCCATGATGCTAGCTGCCTCAAGAGGCGTCATCGGTGCTGAAGACTGGGTCCGCACGGGCAGTTGGAAAGACAAGGGGCTCTATCCATTGAAGAGTAGGGTCTTTGGAAAGAAAGTTGGCATTCTGGGGTTGGGGCGCATCGGTTACGAAGTTGCGCGTCGCTGTGCAGCTTTTGACATGGATATTCATTATAGCGACCTGGAAGCGCGTGATTTTGCCAAAGACTGGAGCTTTGTAGCAAATCCGGTCGAGTTGGCCGAGAAGGTCGATTTTCTCTTTGTAACCCTCACTGGCGGCCCGGCGACCAAGGGAATCGTGGGCAAAAATGTAATTGAAGCCCTTGGGCCGGAAGGCATGTTGATCAACATCTCCCGTGCATCGAATATTGATGAAGCCGCTCTGCTGGATGCTCTGGAGAGCAAAACTCTTGGCTTTGCATGTCTGGACGTGTTTGACGGAGAGCCGGATGTCGATCCACGGTTTATTGCTCTGGACAATGTCCTGCTGCAGCCCCATCACGCCAGCGGCACAATTGAGACCCGCAAAGCGATGGGCAAGCTTGTTTATGACAACCTTGCAGCCCAGTTTGACAAGAAACCTCTGCCAACTCCGGTACTTTGA
- a CDS encoding MaoC family dehydratase N-terminal domain-containing protein: MDQAHLDEWIGKTECREDDISPFPANALAATLNRDDPEYKEGTALPPLWHWLYFLPIFKLSDAGYDGHAALGGFLPPVPLPRRMWAGSRLSFLEPMPIGRRLRKVSTIKSVKAKKGRSGQLVFVTVGHQVFDGERLGIDEEHDIVYREDAVPGATQPPPRMAQKDSTFSREINPDPVLLFRYSALTFNGHRIHYDHPFCVGSEGYKGLVVHGPLIATLLLDLLRREFPEAVVIRFDFKAVATIFDTETFSVHGKPEADGKTFKLWARREDGALAMEAAAVIIR, from the coding sequence ATGGATCAGGCGCACCTTGATGAATGGATTGGCAAGACAGAGTGTAGAGAAGACGATATTTCACCTTTTCCTGCCAATGCCCTTGCTGCCACGCTGAACCGCGATGATCCTGAATACAAAGAAGGCACTGCTTTGCCACCTCTTTGGCATTGGCTCTATTTTTTGCCCATCTTCAAGCTCTCCGACGCAGGATATGACGGACATGCTGCCCTTGGGGGCTTCTTGCCTCCAGTTCCTTTGCCACGCCGCATGTGGGCGGGTAGCCGACTGTCCTTTCTGGAACCGATGCCGATTGGCCGACGACTTCGAAAGGTCTCTACCATCAAGTCAGTCAAGGCTAAGAAAGGGCGATCCGGGCAGTTGGTCTTCGTGACTGTTGGCCATCAGGTGTTTGATGGGGAGCGCCTCGGTATTGATGAGGAACATGACATCGTCTATCGAGAAGACGCTGTTCCTGGCGCAACACAGCCGCCTCCACGGATGGCCCAGAAAGACAGCACATTTTCTCGTGAGATCAATCCCGACCCGGTGCTGCTGTTTCGCTATTCTGCCCTCACATTCAACGGGCACCGCATTCATTATGACCATCCTTTCTGTGTCGGTTCTGAGGGGTACAAGGGGCTGGTTGTGCATGGGCCACTGATTGCGACCCTGCTTCTTGATCTGTTGAGACGGGAGTTTCCCGAAGCCGTGGTGATAAGGTTTGATTTCAAGGCTGTAGCAACCATTTTTGACACCGAGACCTTCTCTGTGCACGGTAAACCGGAAGCAGATGGCAAGACCTTCAAGCTTTGGGCAAGAAGAGAGGATGGGGCCTTGGCGATGGAAGCCGCAGCAGTCATTATCAGGTAG
- a CDS encoding choline ABC transporter substrate-binding protein → MKLAVAASILALSTSAAVADCSSVTFSDVGWTDITATTAATTTVLDALGYKTDTRVLSVPVTYISLEEGDVDVFLGNWMPTMEADIKPYREKGSVETVRANLHGAKYTLATNSVGAKLGITDFASIAKHAKELKSVIYGIEPGNDGNRLIMDMIEKNAFGLKDFSVRESSEQGMLSQVQRLSKRDKPIVFLGWEPHPMNANFDLTYLNGGDDYFGPDFGGATVYTNVRAGYVKECPNVGKLLNNLEFSLKMENEIMGKILNDGQKADKAAFEWLKANPAVLDGWLDGVTTKDGQAALPAVKAALGL, encoded by the coding sequence ATGAAACTGGCTGTTGCCGCATCCATCCTTGCCCTGTCTACCAGTGCAGCTGTTGCCGACTGCTCGTCCGTTACCTTCTCTGATGTGGGTTGGACTGACATTACTGCAACGACGGCTGCAACAACGACTGTGCTGGATGCCTTGGGCTACAAGACAGACACCCGAGTTCTTTCCGTACCCGTCACCTATATTTCCCTTGAGGAAGGGGATGTGGATGTCTTTTTGGGCAATTGGATGCCCACAATGGAAGCTGATATCAAACCTTATCGGGAGAAAGGCTCTGTAGAGACTGTACGAGCCAATCTGCATGGGGCGAAATATACCCTGGCAACCAATTCTGTAGGCGCGAAATTGGGTATCACTGATTTTGCCTCGATTGCAAAACATGCAAAAGAGCTGAAAAGCGTTATCTATGGCATCGAACCGGGCAATGACGGCAACCGTCTCATCATGGACATGATTGAGAAAAATGCCTTTGGTCTTAAGGACTTCTCTGTCCGGGAAAGCTCCGAGCAAGGCATGCTCAGTCAGGTTCAACGCTTGTCTAAGCGTGATAAACCAATTGTCTTTCTGGGCTGGGAACCACACCCAATGAATGCCAATTTTGACCTTACCTACCTGAATGGTGGAGATGACTATTTTGGTCCCGATTTTGGTGGGGCGACAGTCTATACCAATGTGCGAGCCGGGTATGTCAAGGAATGTCCCAATGTAGGCAAGCTGCTGAACAATCTCGAATTCTCTCTTAAAATGGAGAATGAGATCATGGGTAAAATCCTCAATGACGGTCAGAAAGCCGATAAAGCCGCGTTCGAATGGCTAAAAGCCAATCCTGCTGTTTTGGACGGTTGGCTTGACGGGGTAACGACCAAAGATGGTCAGGCTGCGTTGCCTGCTGTGAAAGCTGCTTTGGGACTTTAG
- the betB gene encoding betaine-aldehyde dehydrogenase, producing MTSVYQPQASHFVNGRYIEDKAGAEIPVIYPATGETIATVYSATPAIIEEAITSARSAQKEWAMLSGTERGRILTSAAHLMRERNRVLSELETHDTGKPLSETLIADAASGADALEYFGGLAGTLTGEQIPVAGGDFVYTRREPLGVCVGIGAWNYPIQIASWKAAPALACGNAMIFKPSEMTPLSALKLAEILIEAGAPAGLFNVVQGYGDVGASLVADPRTDKVSLTGSVPTGQKVYASAAAGLKHATMELGGKSPIIIFDDADLDNAVSAAINGNFYSTGQICSNGTRVFVQESIKQAFLDRLTARMKGAVIGDPMDEATTIGPMVSAKQRDIVLGYIAKGIEEGATLVTGGKSIEGKGFYMDLTVFADVEDDMTIAREEIFGPVMSVLSFTDEDEAIRRANDTAFGLAAGVFTNNLARAHRVAARFEAGTCYINTYNLTPVEAPFGGSKMSGVGRENSKAAIEHYSQLKSVYVCLGDTEAPF from the coding sequence ATGACGTCGGTCTACCAGCCGCAAGCAAGCCATTTCGTGAACGGGCGCTATATTGAAGACAAGGCAGGAGCCGAGATTCCGGTCATCTATCCCGCCACTGGCGAGACCATCGCCACTGTTTATAGCGCAACGCCCGCCATCATCGAAGAAGCCATAACCTCGGCCAGATCAGCCCAAAAAGAATGGGCCATGTTGAGCGGCACCGAACGCGGTCGCATTCTCACCAGCGCCGCCCATCTGATGCGGGAGCGCAATCGTGTATTATCAGAGCTGGAAACTCACGACACCGGCAAGCCTCTTTCCGAAACCCTGATCGCAGATGCCGCGTCCGGAGCAGATGCGCTTGAATATTTCGGCGGCCTCGCAGGCACGCTGACTGGCGAACAGATTCCTGTTGCGGGCGGTGATTTCGTCTATACCCGCCGAGAGCCGCTCGGCGTTTGTGTTGGCATCGGCGCTTGGAACTATCCCATTCAGATCGCCTCATGGAAAGCAGCCCCGGCCCTTGCCTGTGGCAACGCCATGATCTTCAAACCCTCGGAAATGACGCCTCTTTCAGCCCTCAAGCTGGCTGAAATTCTCATCGAAGCGGGCGCACCGGCTGGCCTGTTCAACGTGGTTCAAGGCTATGGCGACGTGGGCGCATCTCTTGTCGCCGACCCGCGCACAGACAAGGTGTCCCTGACTGGCTCTGTTCCAACCGGACAGAAGGTCTATGCCAGCGCCGCTGCCGGTCTCAAGCACGCCACCATGGAATTGGGAGGCAAATCGCCCATCATCATCTTTGATGACGCCGATCTGGACAATGCTGTCTCCGCCGCGATCAACGGCAACTTCTATTCAACCGGCCAGATCTGCTCGAACGGCACCCGCGTCTTCGTGCAGGAAAGCATCAAGCAGGCCTTTCTGGATCGCCTCACCGCGCGCATGAAGGGAGCCGTCATCGGCGACCCGATGGACGAGGCCACCACCATCGGCCCCATGGTCTCAGCCAAGCAGCGCGACATCGTGCTGGGCTATATCGCCAAGGGGATCGAAGAAGGCGCAACTCTTGTAACTGGCGGCAAAAGCATCGAAGGCAAAGGCTTTTACATGGACCTGACCGTCTTTGCCGATGTCGAAGATGACATGACCATCGCACGCGAAGAGATTTTCGGCCCCGTCATGTCCGTCCTCAGCTTCACCGATGAAGACGAAGCCATCAGGCGCGCCAATGACACCGCCTTCGGGCTGGCCGCCGGTGTCTTCACCAACAATCTGGCCCGCGCCCATCGCGTGGCAGCACGCTTTGAGGCGGGCACCTGTTACATCAACACCTACAACCTGACCCCCGTCGAAGCCCCCTTTGGCGGCAGCAAAATGTCCGGTGTGGGAAGAGAAAACTCAAAAGCAGCTATAGAACACTATAGCCAACTGAAATCCGTTTATGTGTGTTTGGGCGACACGGAGGCGCCATTCTGA
- the betI gene encoding transcriptional regulator BetI yields the protein MVRKAEHERRAELIAATIREIAATGSLNVTTSQIAKSAGVSSGLAFHYFKDKDSLFLAAMREILKDYGAEVRAGQAKARTPRERLAAIAAGSFGQGNFRRQTIAAWLNFYTLALKSREARKLLYVYQRRLHSNLVHDLRPLIGERAPDVARRVAGLIDGLYLRYALDETDSDGHEGAEHILRAITAECTEVHENDDISIEDVDPSPMDPIAKPQE from the coding sequence TTGGTTAGAAAAGCCGAACACGAAAGACGAGCCGAATTGATCGCCGCAACGATCCGTGAGATCGCGGCCACCGGCTCTCTCAATGTAACCACCAGCCAGATCGCCAAGAGCGCTGGCGTGTCATCCGGGCTTGCTTTTCACTATTTCAAAGACAAGGATAGCCTGTTTCTCGCAGCGATGCGTGAGATTCTCAAAGACTATGGCGCAGAAGTCCGCGCGGGTCAGGCAAAAGCCAGAACCCCGCGCGAGCGCCTTGCAGCCATTGCTGCGGGCAGCTTCGGCCAGGGCAACTTCCGCCGCCAGACCATCGCCGCATGGCTGAACTTTTACACCTTGGCGCTCAAGTCCCGGGAAGCCCGCAAGCTTCTCTATGTCTATCAACGCCGGTTGCACAGCAACCTCGTGCATGATTTACGCCCCCTAATCGGCGAGAGGGCTCCGGATGTTGCGCGACGAGTCGCAGGCCTCATCGACGGTCTCTATCTGCGTTATGCGCTGGACGAAACCGATAGCGACGGCCACGAAGGGGCAGAACATATCCTGCGCGCCATTACCGCCGAATGCACCGAAGTGCATGAAAATGATGATATTTCCATCGAAGATGTCGACCCGTCTCCGATGGATCCGATTGCCAAACCACAGGAGTGA
- the choW gene encoding choline ABC transporter permease subunit, whose protein sequence is MDWLYEHKIPIGDFASIVFEWIRTHAEGALDVLNLILENTIDGLLWLLHTPHPLIVVAVFVAITWLLQRSWKICLLVGLGFLFILNQGYWEETTESLTLVLSSCAVCMIIGVPIGIAAAHRPRLYAVMRPILDLMQTLPTFVYLIPAIVFFGIGMVPGLIATVVFVLPAPIRLTQLGISSTPERLVEAVRAFGGNNRDVLFKAELPYAMPQIMAGLNQTIMLALSMVVIAALVGADGLGVPVVRALNQVNTSLGFESGFVIVVVAIMLDRILNRKSEQ, encoded by the coding sequence GTGGATTGGCTCTACGAGCATAAGATTCCCATTGGGGACTTTGCGAGCATAGTATTTGAATGGATTCGCACCCACGCAGAGGGTGCTCTCGACGTTTTAAATCTTATTCTGGAAAACACCATTGATGGGCTTTTGTGGCTGCTTCATACGCCACATCCATTGATCGTCGTTGCTGTATTTGTGGCAATTACATGGTTGTTGCAACGTAGTTGGAAAATCTGCCTGTTGGTCGGGCTTGGTTTTCTCTTCATTCTCAATCAGGGATATTGGGAAGAAACAACGGAAAGCCTTACCCTTGTTCTTTCATCATGTGCAGTTTGTATGATCATTGGAGTGCCGATCGGCATTGCAGCGGCCCACAGGCCACGTCTATATGCGGTCATGCGCCCCATTCTGGATCTGATGCAGACCTTGCCGACGTTTGTGTATCTTATTCCCGCAATCGTTTTTTTCGGGATTGGTATGGTGCCGGGGCTTATTGCCACTGTTGTTTTTGTCCTGCCAGCACCGATAAGGCTTACACAACTGGGCATTTCTTCCACGCCAGAGCGTCTGGTTGAAGCTGTAAGAGCTTTTGGCGGGAACAATCGGGATGTGCTCTTCAAGGCCGAGCTTCCCTATGCAATGCCGCAAATAATGGCCGGTCTCAACCAGACCATCATGCTGGCGCTTTCCATGGTGGTCATTGCTGCGCTCGTCGGCGCAGACGGGTTGGGGGTACCGGTGGTCAGGGCGCTTAATCAGGTCAATACCAGCCTTGGTTTCGAGAGCGGATTTGTGATCGTCGTTGTTGCCATCATGTTGGATCGTATTTTGAACAGGAAGAGTGAACAGTGA
- a CDS encoding GDSL-type esterase/lipase family protein — MRRVCFVGASNIEGMGDEDGLGWPLRLWQKYKGTDNEFVCYNLGIRGQTMNQFLKRAEHECEQRFHRTSHPIIVLGTGANDLSRFAEGEFAGKPRTPQTSLLRTFRALLSELSSIATLLVIGPPVIDADRMPFKMAKLPTLDFRNEDIETFSQIYQDICCEANIPFFNLYAALSQNQLYGRSLKAGVDGLHPTGLGYQEIAEHIRAWDAWRQTIETD; from the coding sequence ATGCGCCGTGTCTGTTTTGTCGGAGCTTCCAATATTGAAGGTATGGGCGATGAGGACGGTCTGGGGTGGCCCTTGCGTTTGTGGCAAAAATACAAGGGAACGGATAACGAATTCGTTTGCTACAATCTGGGCATTCGTGGGCAGACCATGAACCAGTTCCTTAAACGAGCAGAGCACGAATGTGAGCAGAGATTTCATCGCACCTCACACCCGATCATCGTTCTGGGAACCGGAGCAAATGACCTCAGCCGTTTTGCTGAAGGTGAGTTTGCAGGCAAGCCGCGCACCCCTCAGACCTCCCTGCTCAGAACCTTTCGTGCATTGCTCAGTGAGCTCAGTTCGATCGCCACTCTTCTGGTGATTGGCCCGCCGGTGATTGATGCAGACAGAATGCCCTTCAAGATGGCCAAACTGCCAACGCTTGACTTCAGAAACGAGGACATCGAAACCTTTAGCCAGATCTATCAGGATATTTGCTGTGAGGCCAATATCCCATTCTTCAATCTCTATGCGGCATTGAGCCAAAACCAACTCTATGGCCGCTCGTTAAAAGCAGGTGTCGATGGACTGCACCCAACAGGCCTCGGCTATCAAGAGATCGCAGAGCATATCCGGGCATGGGATGCCTGGCGGCAGACGATTGAAACTGACTAA
- the choV gene encoding choline ABC transporter ATP-binding protein → MTAAIKFEKVSIVFGNKPETALPLMDQGLDRSAIQEQTDQVMGVHDCSFEVKEGEIFVLMGLSGSGKSTLLRAVNGLNPVVRGAVRVNTGDRMIDITEASGSDLRFIRSQRVAMVFQQFGLLPWRTVVQNVGLGLELSGIPKKQRREKALEQLAMVGLEDWADNKVSELSGGMQQRVGLARAFATDAPILLMDEPFSALDPLIRTKLQDELLDLQHKLKRTILFVSHDLDEAFKLGNRIAIMEGGHISQIGTPQNIFSKPADDYVSDFVAHMNPLGVLRAVDAMMKPKASSYDHTVSASTLLADMLDILAENDKPLGVVRNGEVIGELTAKKVLKFLSGHLGDDS, encoded by the coding sequence GTGACGGCCGCCATCAAATTTGAAAAAGTATCGATTGTGTTTGGCAACAAGCCAGAGACAGCATTGCCCTTGATGGATCAGGGGTTGGATCGATCTGCTATTCAGGAGCAGACGGATCAGGTCATGGGTGTTCATGACTGTTCCTTCGAGGTCAAGGAAGGCGAGATTTTCGTTCTGATGGGGCTTTCCGGGTCCGGCAAATCCACTTTGTTGCGTGCCGTGAACGGCCTCAATCCGGTTGTGCGAGGTGCTGTGCGTGTCAATACCGGGGATCGGATGATTGACATAACCGAAGCATCAGGCTCCGACCTCCGCTTTATCCGCAGTCAACGTGTTGCTATGGTCTTCCAGCAATTTGGCCTCCTGCCGTGGCGCACGGTTGTTCAGAATGTTGGTCTGGGTCTCGAGCTGTCGGGCATTCCCAAAAAACAACGGCGCGAAAAAGCACTCGAACAATTGGCCATGGTGGGGCTCGAAGACTGGGCGGACAACAAAGTCAGCGAGCTGTCTGGCGGCATGCAGCAGAGGGTAGGCCTGGCGCGTGCCTTTGCTACAGATGCTCCCATTTTGTTGATGGATGAGCCATTCTCCGCGCTTGATCCTCTAATACGCACCAAGTTGCAGGATGAGCTACTTGATCTTCAGCATAAGCTCAAGCGGACCATTTTGTTTGTTAGTCATGATCTGGATGAGGCCTTCAAACTCGGTAACCGTATTGCAATCATGGAAGGAGGGCATATCAGTCAGATCGGTACGCCACAGAATATCTTCTCAAAGCCTGCCGATGATTATGTCTCTGACTTTGTCGCTCACATGAATCCTCTTGGAGTGCTTCGAGCCGTTGACGCAATGATGAAACCGAAAGCTTCGTCTTACGATCACACGGTATCGGCGTCAACGCTTCTGGCCGATATGCTGGATATCCTGGCGGAAAATGACAAACCTTTGGGTGTCGTTCGCAATGGAGAGGTCATCGGAGAATTGACAGCCAAGAAAGTCCTTAAGTTTCTCTCGGGACATTTGGGTGACGACAGCTGA
- the betA gene encoding choline dehydrogenase, translating to MQADYVIIGSGSAGSATAYRLAEAGKSVIVIEQGGTDIGPFIQMPGALSYPMNMPIYDWGFASEPEPHLGGRSLVTPRGKIIGGTSSINGMVYVRGHACDYDHWEESGATGWSYKDVLPYFKRMENWHEGGHGGDASWRGTKGPLHVSRGTRKNPLIKAFEGACEQAGYSRTDDYNGEKQEGYGPLEATIWKGQRWSCVKAYLKPAINTGRCELVKAFAQKIVIENGKATGVEVKRKGRIETISANCEVIVAASSINSPKLLMLSGIGPAAELKEHGIDVVADRPGVGKNLQDHLELYIQQACTQPITLYKYWNLFGKALVGAQWLFTKTGHGASNQFESGAFLRSAAGIKYPDIQYHFLPIAVRYDGQAAAEGHGFQAHVGPMRSKSRGEVTLRSADPKQDPKILFNYLSHEEDMRDFRICIEMTREIFGQAAFDPYRGKEIQPGSHVTSVEDLDSFIRANVESAFHPCGTCKMGAKDDPMAVVDPDLKVIGVEGLRVADSSIFPRINNGNLNAPSILVGEKAADHILGNMLPQDLSQPWIHPDWQNSQR from the coding sequence ATGCAAGCTGATTATGTAATTATCGGATCCGGTTCCGCAGGCAGCGCAACCGCTTATCGCCTCGCAGAAGCTGGCAAAAGTGTTATCGTCATCGAACAGGGTGGCACCGATATCGGTCCCTTCATCCAGATGCCGGGCGCCCTCTCCTACCCCATGAACATGCCCATCTATGACTGGGGCTTTGCCTCCGAGCCGGAACCTCATCTGGGCGGACGCAGCCTTGTCACACCGCGCGGCAAGATCATCGGCGGCACTTCATCCATCAACGGCATGGTCTATGTGCGCGGCCACGCCTGCGACTATGACCACTGGGAAGAAAGCGGCGCGACCGGCTGGTCCTACAAGGATGTCCTACCCTATTTCAAGCGCATGGAAAATTGGCATGAAGGCGGCCATGGCGGCGACGCCAGCTGGCGCGGCACCAAGGGTCCTTTGCATGTCAGCCGTGGTACGCGTAAAAACCCGCTGATCAAGGCCTTCGAAGGCGCTTGCGAGCAGGCAGGCTACAGCCGCACCGACGACTATAACGGCGAAAAACAGGAAGGCTACGGCCCCCTTGAGGCGACAATCTGGAAGGGTCAGCGCTGGTCCTGCGTCAAAGCTTATCTGAAACCGGCCATTAACACGGGCCGCTGCGAACTGGTCAAAGCCTTCGCCCAGAAGATTGTGATTGAGAATGGCAAGGCAACCGGCGTTGAAGTCAAACGCAAGGGCCGCATCGAGACGATCAGTGCCAATTGCGAAGTGATCGTCGCAGCATCCTCCATCAACTCGCCAAAGCTTCTGATGCTCTCAGGCATCGGCCCTGCGGCCGAGTTGAAAGAGCACGGCATCGATGTTGTTGCGGACCGTCCCGGCGTCGGCAAGAATTTGCAAGACCATCTTGAGCTTTATATTCAGCAGGCCTGCACCCAGCCGATCACCCTCTATAAATATTGGAACCTGTTCGGCAAGGCTCTTGTTGGGGCACAATGGCTCTTTACCAAAACCGGCCACGGAGCGTCCAACCAGTTTGAAAGCGGCGCCTTCCTGCGCTCGGCCGCTGGCATCAAATATCCGGACATCCAGTATCACTTCCTGCCGATTGCGGTGCGTTATGACGGGCAGGCAGCCGCCGAGGGCCACGGGTTCCAGGCCCATGTCGGCCCGATGCGCTCAAAGTCCCGCGGTGAGGTCACCCTTCGTTCGGCAGATCCGAAACAGGATCCAAAAATCCTGTTCAACTATCTCTCGCATGAAGAAGACATGCGCGATTTCCGCATCTGCATTGAAATGACCCGCGAGATCTTCGGACAGGCAGCATTCGATCCATACCGTGGCAAGGAAATCCAGCCCGGTAGCCATGTTACGTCCGTGGAAGATCTCGACAGCTTCATCCGCGCCAATGTGGAAAGCGCCTTCCACCCTTGCGGCACCTGCAAGATGGGCGCGAAAGACGACCCGATGGCCGTTGTCGACCCGGACCTCAAGGTCATCGGCGTGGAAGGCCTGCGCGTCGCAGACAGTTCCATCTTCCCGCGCATCAACAACGGCAACCTCAATGCGCCGTCCATTCTGGTGGGCGAGAAAGCCGCCGACCACATCCTCGGCAATATGCTGCCGCAGGATCTCTCCCAGCCATGGATCCATCCAGACTGGCAGAACAGCCAGCGCTAG
- a CDS encoding Glu/Leu/Phe/Val dehydrogenase, which translates to MPNISENSILHSVDKLFDHSSSLCHLEDGIKERIKSCNLTVTIRFGVRLRGRVYSFVGWRSVHSEHQHPAKGGIRYAMNVDQDEVEGLAALMTYKCALIGIPFSGSKGALQINRNDWEPHELERITRRFTQELAKRNLIGPSQNVPAPDMGTSEVEMAWIADEYQRLNRLDINAAACVTGKPLSSGGIEGRIEATGRGTQYAVQEFFRSWPSLEKSGLTPELKGKRIIIQGLGNVGYHAAKFLSEEDGCLIQGIIERDGAIYREQGLRVDEVRAHMNRTGGVRGFPDADYIEHGQSLLEKECDILLPAAMENVITSENAPRIKAPVIVEAANGPTTYDADKILKERGVVILPDIYVNSGGVTVSYFEWIKNLGHMRLGLLDHQRQESQNRQIAEMLESMTGVKIPEEQWKAFVRGSEEIDLVRSGLEEMMRKAFGRMLSVYQERKGVDDLRTAAYVLAIETVANAYKSSGI; encoded by the coding sequence GTGCCCAATATTTCTGAGAACTCGATACTACACAGTGTCGACAAGCTATTCGATCATTCATCCTCTTTGTGCCACTTGGAAGATGGCATTAAAGAGCGCATCAAGTCCTGCAATCTGACCGTAACAATCCGCTTCGGTGTCAGACTCCGTGGGCGGGTATACAGCTTTGTCGGCTGGCGTTCCGTTCACAGCGAGCATCAGCATCCGGCCAAAGGCGGCATTCGATATGCAATGAACGTTGATCAAGATGAGGTTGAAGGTCTGGCTGCTCTGATGACCTACAAGTGCGCCCTGATCGGCATCCCATTTAGCGGCTCCAAAGGCGCATTGCAGATCAATCGCAACGACTGGGAACCGCACGAACTGGAGCGCATCACGCGCCGCTTCACACAGGAATTGGCCAAACGAAATCTGATCGGCCCCAGCCAGAATGTTCCTGCTCCCGATATGGGTACGAGCGAAGTGGAAATGGCATGGATTGCGGATGAATACCAACGGCTCAATCGGTTGGACATCAACGCGGCTGCATGCGTGACTGGTAAACCCCTAAGCTCAGGTGGCATTGAGGGACGCATTGAGGCAACCGGACGCGGCACCCAATATGCCGTTCAGGAGTTCTTCCGCTCTTGGCCAAGTCTAGAAAAATCAGGCCTGACGCCCGAATTGAAAGGCAAACGGATCATTATTCAGGGATTGGGCAATGTGGGCTACCATGCGGCAAAGTTCCTGTCAGAAGAAGACGGTTGTCTCATTCAGGGTATCATTGAGCGGGACGGAGCAATCTATCGCGAACAAGGGCTTCGGGTCGATGAAGTCCGTGCTCACATGAACCGCACTGGAGGAGTGCGCGGTTTCCCTGATGCCGACTATATCGAGCACGGTCAGAGCCTGTTGGAAAAGGAATGCGACATCCTTCTGCCTGCAGCTATGGAGAATGTCATCACTTCGGAGAATGCCCCCCGCATCAAGGCGCCAGTCATCGTGGAAGCGGCCAATGGCCCGACCACCTATGACGCGGACAAGATCCTCAAAGAACGCGGCGTCGTCATTCTGCCAGACATCTATGTCAACTCCGGCGGTGTCACGGTCAGTTATTTCGAGTGGATCAAAAATCTTGGCCATATGCGACTGGGGCTTCTCGATCATCAACGTCAGGAATCCCAAAACCGCCAGATCGCCGAAATGCTTGAATCCATGACGGGCGTAAAGATTCCGGAAGAACAGTGGAAAGCCTTTGTTCGTGGAAGCGAAGAAATTGACCTCGTGCGCTCTGGCCTTGAGGAAATGATGCGCAAGGCCTTTGGCCGCATGCTGTCTGTCTATCAGGAACGCAAAGGCGTGGATGATTTGCGCACCGCGGCTTATGTGCTGGCCATCGAAACGGTGGCCAATGCCTATAAGTCTAGCGGCATCTGA